Proteins from one Gammaproteobacteria bacterium genomic window:
- a CDS encoding molybdopterin molybdenumtransferase MoeA gives MGCCDQAGLRPVGEAISLMLKTTHPVTETENVPLSTALDRILAETLVAQHPVPAYDNSAMDGYALRSQDGTDGTVLEVVGEALAGHPFSGELGPGQAVRIMTGAAMPDGADAVVMQERVERNGHTIRVVKWPRAGENVRRAGEDMAQGATVLTAGERLSPAKLGVVAAMGYGQVRVFRRLRVAVFSTGDELLPPGQPHVPGKIYESNTVVAVAMLRRAGFDVRDFGIVPDHPEAIAKTFREADAWADAVISSGGVSVGDADYTKDVLSELGYIEFWKLAIKPGKPFAFGRLNHSVFFGLPGNPVSAVVTLHQLALPVLRQMAGEQVPKPIVVQAQLSHDVRKKPGRREFQRAVISADDNGQLVVRNTGAQGSGLLTSIACANGYLTLDEQSAGAREGDGVPVMFFDAFIN, from the coding sequence ATGGGATGTTGTGATCAAGCGGGACTGCGCCCTGTCGGAGAAGCAATTTCTCTGATGTTAAAGACGACGCATCCAGTCACAGAGACCGAGAACGTGCCACTTTCTACCGCCTTGGACAGAATACTTGCGGAAACCTTGGTGGCACAGCACCCCGTGCCAGCTTATGACAATTCGGCCATGGATGGTTATGCATTGCGTAGTCAGGATGGCACTGACGGCACCGTGCTCGAGGTGGTGGGTGAAGCGTTGGCAGGCCATCCTTTTTCAGGCGAGCTCGGGCCCGGTCAGGCTGTGCGGATAATGACTGGCGCTGCGATGCCTGACGGGGCTGATGCTGTTGTGATGCAAGAGCGCGTTGAGCGGAACGGTCATACCATTCGTGTGGTGAAATGGCCACGTGCCGGTGAAAATGTTCGACGGGCTGGCGAGGACATGGCGCAAGGCGCCACAGTTTTGACTGCAGGTGAACGACTGTCACCCGCGAAGCTTGGTGTGGTTGCCGCCATGGGATACGGTCAGGTCAGGGTGTTCCGCCGGCTGAGGGTGGCTGTTTTTTCAACTGGCGATGAGTTATTGCCACCCGGGCAGCCGCACGTCCCGGGTAAAATTTATGAGTCCAACACGGTGGTTGCCGTGGCAATGTTGCGGCGGGCTGGATTTGATGTACGAGATTTCGGCATCGTCCCAGATCATCCAGAAGCCATCGCCAAAACTTTTCGTGAGGCGGATGCATGGGCGGATGCGGTTATCAGTTCTGGCGGGGTCAGTGTGGGCGACGCTGATTACACGAAAGACGTGTTATCTGAGCTTGGCTACATTGAGTTTTGGAAGTTGGCGATCAAGCCGGGAAAACCTTTTGCCTTTGGCCGATTGAATCACAGTGTCTTTTTCGGGCTGCCCGGAAATCCGGTTTCTGCGGTTGTTACCTTGCACCAGTTGGCGTTACCCGTACTAAGACAGATGGCGGGCGAACAGGTGCCAAAGCCTATTGTGGTTCAGGCACAATTGTCTCATGACGTCAGGAAAAAACCGGGACGTCGAGAGTTCCAGCGTGCCGTGATTTCTGCCGATGATAATGGACAGCTTGTGGTTCGAAACACAGGCGCGCAAGGTTCGGGGCTGTTGACGTCCATTGCATGTGCCAATGGCTATCTGACTCTTGATGAACAGAGTGCTGGCGCGCGAGAAGGTGATGGGGTGCCAGTGATGTTCTTTGATGCCTTTATCAATTAA